Proteins encoded by one window of Salicibibacter halophilus:
- a CDS encoding nuclease-related domain-containing protein has protein sequence MWEVGYKGERSLNFYLKQLPEEEYWLFHGLLLKLENGEQFQIDTMLLSKRMIILLEIKTIAGEILFDEAIHQFSRTYQGEVKSFRHPYIQVSRQKALLHKWLNAKGSFNLPIVPLVISGNSSATLTFKNAPRHFMQSIVRADVLPRRVLQLEKEHRVEQLSSSERELLAQNLIDGHHDQPYDAVEAYNIHRSDLLTGVHCPSCFKLSMERVRGNGWYCPRCSFSHKMAYLESLKDYRLLFHPSISNREAQTFLEIHSSSIARKLLVRLDLPIQGKNKGRRYLLTEL, from the coding sequence ATGTGGGAAGTTGGTTACAAGGGCGAGCGTTCCTTGAACTTTTATCTGAAACAGTTGCCGGAAGAAGAATACTGGCTATTTCATGGGTTATTATTGAAACTGGAAAATGGTGAACAGTTTCAAATCGATACGATGTTGCTCTCTAAACGAATGATCATTCTTTTGGAGATTAAAACGATTGCCGGCGAGATTTTGTTTGATGAAGCGATTCACCAATTTTCACGTACGTATCAAGGTGAAGTCAAAAGTTTCAGGCATCCTTACATCCAGGTGTCGAGGCAGAAAGCCTTGCTCCATAAATGGCTGAATGCAAAAGGTTCTTTTAATCTGCCTATAGTTCCGCTTGTCATATCCGGAAACTCATCGGCAACCCTGACATTTAAAAACGCGCCCCGCCACTTTATGCAATCCATCGTGAGGGCGGATGTTTTGCCCCGGAGAGTCCTGCAATTGGAAAAAGAACACCGAGTCGAACAATTATCTTCATCTGAAAGAGAGTTGTTGGCACAGAACCTGATTGACGGTCACCATGACCAACCCTATGATGCTGTAGAAGCATATAACATTCATCGATCGGACTTGCTCACTGGTGTTCACTGTCCGTCCTGCTTCAAGTTGTCCATGGAAAGGGTCCGTGGCAATGGATGGTATTGTCCCCGGTGTTCTTTTAGTCATAAAATGGCTTATCTTGAAAGCCTGAAAGATTATCGATTGTTATTTCACCCTTCGATCTCGAACCGCGAAGCGCAAACTTTCCTCGAGATTCATTCTTCTTCAATAGCAAGAAAACTCCTAGTCCGATTAGACCTTCCCATTCAAGGAAAAAATAAAGGCCGTCGGTATTTGCTGACTGAACTTTAA
- a CDS encoding ThiF family adenylyltransferase — MSDSMVDRYDRQTRFEPLGSKGQDRIRAAHVLLVGCGALGTSIADTLVRAGIGKITIIDRDYVELHNLHRQQLFTEEDVKHKVAKAKAAARYLKSVNTDVEIKAHVLDFQPEEAARFVPGVDLIMDGSDNFEVRMLLNDAAYRYEVPWIYGGVVGSYGLSRSFMLDDGPCLRCLSPYLSLDETCDNDGVIAPAVQMVTAMQSAEAIKMISGNKSAVSERLRSFDLWENETTAINAERLKDAQCPTCGSNPTYPELVNKEKGKQIRVLCGGDTVHVRPRERKDVQVEKLQNIQHSTLSSVRLHEDVATLNYEGCRVVLFKDGRALLHGIDEGDRAEKVYEHVLSLID, encoded by the coding sequence GTGTCTGATTCCATGGTCGACCGTTATGACCGTCAAACACGATTTGAACCGCTTGGGTCAAAAGGGCAAGATCGCATTCGTGCCGCGCATGTGCTGCTCGTCGGATGTGGCGCGCTCGGCACGTCAATTGCGGACACCCTTGTTAGAGCGGGCATAGGCAAAATCACCATCATTGACCGTGATTACGTGGAGTTGCATAATCTCCACCGCCAACAGCTGTTTACGGAAGAGGATGTAAAGCATAAAGTGGCTAAGGCGAAGGCTGCCGCCCGTTATCTTAAGAGCGTGAACACGGATGTGGAGATCAAGGCTCACGTTTTGGATTTCCAACCGGAAGAAGCGGCGCGGTTTGTGCCCGGGGTTGACTTGATCATGGATGGTTCCGACAATTTTGAGGTTCGGATGCTCTTAAATGATGCGGCTTATCGTTACGAGGTGCCTTGGATATACGGTGGCGTCGTTGGCAGCTATGGGTTGTCCCGTTCTTTTATGCTCGATGACGGTCCTTGCCTCCGTTGCCTGAGTCCGTATCTATCTTTAGATGAAACATGTGATAACGATGGGGTGATCGCGCCTGCTGTCCAAATGGTGACGGCGATGCAGAGTGCGGAAGCAATAAAAATGATTAGCGGAAACAAAAGCGCGGTTTCCGAGCGATTAAGGTCTTTTGATCTTTGGGAGAATGAAACGACGGCGATAAATGCCGAGCGCTTAAAAGACGCACAGTGTCCAACCTGTGGCTCCAATCCAACGTACCCGGAACTTGTTAATAAGGAAAAAGGCAAGCAAATTCGGGTGTTGTGCGGCGGTGATACTGTGCACGTGCGGCCGCGGGAGCGAAAAGACGTGCAGGTGGAAAAACTGCAAAATATCCAGCATTCAACGCTTTCTTCCGTTCGTTTGCACGAAGATGTCGCGACCCTAAATTATGAAGGTTGCCGGGTTGTCTTGTTCAAAGATGGCCGAGCGCTTTTGCACGGCATTGACGAAGGGGATCGGGCAGAGAAGGTGTACGAACACGTTTTGTCATTAATCGATTGA
- a CDS encoding DinB family protein, with protein sequence MGIKQVFYRQLSACHDENHWFACLQQALAGVTDEQANWKRVEGDHSIHEIVNHLIVYNNRCLERFKGEPVPPIEDGNESTFQSGENRDWSVTMAQLTTMMDEWLHTIDETEESDWMGPVHRESGETWGTVLANMMVHTSYHIGQIVFIRKQQGAWDVEEAR encoded by the coding sequence ATGGGGATAAAACAAGTTTTTTATCGGCAATTATCCGCTTGTCATGATGAGAACCATTGGTTTGCATGCCTTCAGCAGGCGCTTGCCGGTGTAACGGATGAGCAGGCAAACTGGAAACGGGTGGAAGGTGACCATAGCATCCATGAAATCGTGAACCATCTTATTGTCTATAATAATCGTTGCTTGGAACGGTTCAAGGGAGAACCTGTCCCTCCGATAGAAGATGGCAATGAATCTACTTTTCAAAGCGGCGAAAATAGGGATTGGTCTGTCACCATGGCCCAGCTGACGACGATGATGGATGAATGGCTGCATACCATTGATGAAACAGAGGAATCGGATTGGATGGGGCCTGTTCATAGGGAGAGCGGTGAGACGTGGGGGACGGTGCTCGCGAATATGATGGTCCATACGAGCTATCATATCGGGCAAATTGTTTTTATCCGCAAACAGCAAGGAGCCTGGGATGTGGAAGAAGCGCGATGA
- a CDS encoding prepilin peptidase, with protein sequence MNVLYVIFFHLPFILIILISVFTDLKNRLIYDKVTLPGMIYFLVLHAIVDLSSLHHYIIAGLLLGGIHLFLAIISKGQIGGGDIKLFALIGFAMGWEAGFSIFIFTYLIAGLWAIPLFLYLKLSRKQATSHMVPLAPFIALGVLMFYIT encoded by the coding sequence GTGAACGTGCTTTATGTTATCTTTTTTCATCTTCCATTTATTCTGATCATTTTAATCTCCGTTTTTACCGACCTTAAAAATAGGCTCATCTATGATAAAGTGACGCTTCCGGGGATGATTTATTTTCTCGTTCTCCACGCGATTGTTGATCTTTCCTCGTTGCATCATTACATAATCGCTGGACTGTTATTGGGAGGCATTCATTTATTTCTCGCGATCATCAGCAAAGGGCAAATCGGCGGGGGCGACATCAAATTATTTGCGTTAATCGGATTTGCAATGGGGTGGGAAGCAGGCTTCTCCATTTTCATTTTCACTTACCTAATTGCAGGACTTTGGGCGATCCCGCTCTTCCTGTATTTAAAACTGTCACGGAAACAAGCTACTTCACACATGGTTCCTTTAGCTCCGTTTATCGCACTGGGAGTACTCATGTTTTACATTACTTAA
- a CDS encoding thiamine phosphate synthase: MAWHLITTNHLPFHIQVRQLRHALKNIDIVHVRDKEASLQRLKQQIDQLCKIGLRREQIILNEHVEAATAWDLGGVHLPGNSSWTGTDVKEKAPKLRVGASVHNREEAIARADENVDYLYFGHVYPSASKPDSSPRGLEALQSVVQSVEIPVFAIGGITRDRLREISRIGASGIALISGFWEADKPEDEAVQFNRFGQMSYETT, encoded by the coding sequence GTGGCTTGGCATTTAATAACAACGAACCATTTGCCGTTTCACATTCAAGTGAGACAGCTAAGACATGCATTGAAAAACATCGACATCGTTCATGTTCGTGATAAGGAAGCTTCGTTGCAACGGTTAAAACAACAAATCGATCAACTGTGTAAAATTGGTTTGCGGCGCGAACAAATTATCCTGAATGAACATGTGGAAGCAGCGACAGCGTGGGATTTAGGCGGTGTCCACTTGCCGGGCAATTCTTCTTGGACCGGAACCGACGTCAAGGAAAAAGCGCCGAAACTGCGTGTGGGTGCATCAGTGCACAATCGTGAGGAAGCCATCGCCCGCGCCGATGAGAACGTCGACTATCTTTACTTCGGGCATGTATATCCGAGCGCGAGCAAACCCGACAGCTCGCCCCGGGGGCTTGAAGCGTTACAATCGGTCGTGCAATCGGTAGAAATCCCCGTGTTCGCGATCGGAGGCATCACGCGCGACCGTTTACGCGAAATTTCCCGCATTGGCGCTTCGGGCATCGCGCTGATTTCAGGTTTTTGGGAAGCGGATAAACCGGAAGATGAAGCCGTTCAATTTAATCGTTTTGGGCAGATGAGCTATGAAACGACATGA
- a CDS encoding thiazole synthase: protein MLKIGDRTFQSRLLLGTGTFSDVEVQRKAVETSETEILTFAVAKMDMDDSDDDLVTDLQPDTFSMLPNTAGANTAEEAVRIAKLARTSGLSDMVKVEVIGDDQTLLPDAVETYRATEMLLKEGFTTLPYIADDPVLARKLEELGAHAVMPGAAPIGTGRGILNPLHLSYIIEQANVPVIVDAGIGAPSHASLAMEMGADAVLLNRAVSQADDPVKMAEAMKLAIQAGRLSYEAGRIPVKRFAKASSPQEGV, encoded by the coding sequence ATGTTGAAAATAGGGGACCGAACGTTTCAGTCGCGGTTGTTATTGGGCACCGGGACGTTTTCGGATGTAGAAGTGCAACGGAAAGCCGTAGAAACATCGGAGACAGAGATTTTGACGTTTGCAGTCGCGAAAATGGATATGGACGACAGTGACGATGATCTCGTTACGGACCTTCAACCGGATACGTTTTCCATGTTGCCGAATACGGCCGGGGCAAACACGGCAGAAGAAGCCGTTCGTATCGCAAAACTGGCTCGGACATCAGGGCTGAGCGATATGGTGAAAGTGGAAGTGATCGGGGATGATCAAACCCTTTTGCCTGATGCGGTTGAAACGTATCGCGCGACGGAAATGCTTTTGAAAGAGGGATTCACCACTCTCCCGTATATTGCCGATGACCCCGTGCTTGCCCGTAAATTGGAAGAGCTGGGTGCGCACGCCGTGATGCCGGGGGCGGCTCCGATCGGTACAGGGCGCGGGATTTTGAATCCGCTCCATCTTTCGTATATTATCGAGCAGGCGAATGTTCCGGTTATTGTTGATGCCGGAATCGGTGCGCCATCCCACGCATCGTTGGCGATGGAAATGGGTGCGGATGCCGTGTTGTTGAACCGTGCCGTTTCGCAAGCAGACGATCCGGTGAAAATGGCGGAAGCGATGAAGTTGGCCATTCAGGCGGGGCGCTTAAGTTACGAAGCCGGCCGTATTCCGGTGAAACGCTTCGCGAAGGCTAGCAGTCCTCAGGAAGGTGTCTGA
- the thiO gene encoding glycine oxidase ThiO codes for MKRHEAYDLIIVGAGIIGLATAYYSTKAGLRTLILDRGNAGGGTTSAAAGMLGVQVELQSRTPLYPLAKESRRLYAKLADELMDQTGTSIGRTVSGAIKPAFSSEEWEKLNQIEQWQTASGESVQRLAATQLYEHLPLLADGAKGALYFPEEAHVEPVQAASAFRQAALLQGAELKSYTDVRALLQTGDRCQGVMSANGEEFYGEHVILATGPDAFEPSEDRSFLPIEGVKGEAIRVQAERPLVTKTLYYEHFYFVPKPNGETLIGATSKVSRERRTTVHGINEVLQRAQQLLPEVAHAEISKIWAGIRPQTEDDLPSMGPHPSIRKCWICRGHGRNGILLAPASGKEMVAAITSEKMEALQAFRPDRNIKGGMNREYQSQ; via the coding sequence ATGAAACGACATGAAGCTTATGATCTTATTATCGTCGGAGCAGGGATCATAGGCCTCGCGACTGCGTATTACAGCACAAAAGCAGGGCTGAGAACGCTCATCCTTGACCGGGGCAATGCTGGGGGCGGCACCACTTCGGCAGCTGCCGGTATGCTGGGCGTGCAAGTGGAACTTCAATCCCGGACACCTCTGTATCCCCTCGCGAAAGAAAGCCGGCGATTATACGCGAAATTGGCAGACGAGCTGATGGACCAAACGGGGACGTCCATCGGCCGAACCGTTTCCGGCGCGATTAAACCGGCATTTTCATCGGAAGAATGGGAAAAATTAAATCAAATAGAGCAATGGCAAACGGCTTCCGGGGAATCGGTGCAACGTTTGGCGGCAACGCAATTGTACGAGCATCTTCCCTTGCTTGCGGATGGGGCAAAGGGTGCCCTTTATTTTCCCGAAGAAGCACACGTTGAACCCGTGCAAGCAGCCTCTGCCTTCCGGCAAGCAGCTTTGCTTCAAGGCGCTGAATTAAAATCGTATACCGACGTGCGAGCGTTGTTGCAAACTGGTGATCGATGCCAAGGTGTCATGTCGGCGAACGGAGAGGAATTTTATGGGGAACATGTGATTCTGGCGACCGGCCCGGACGCGTTTGAGCCTTCAGAGGATCGTAGCTTCCTACCGATAGAAGGAGTGAAGGGTGAGGCAATTCGCGTACAGGCAGAGCGTCCGCTCGTAACGAAAACGTTGTATTATGAACACTTCTATTTCGTGCCGAAACCAAATGGCGAAACGTTAATCGGAGCCACTTCAAAAGTATCACGGGAGCGGAGAACAACGGTGCATGGCATCAATGAAGTGCTCCAACGCGCCCAACAACTGCTCCCGGAAGTTGCACACGCGGAAATTTCGAAAATATGGGCGGGCATTCGTCCGCAAACGGAGGATGATCTTCCTTCGATGGGTCCTCATCCGTCGATTCGTAAATGCTGGATTTGCCGCGGGCATGGCCGCAACGGCATATTGCTGGCACCGGCTTCCGGCAAAGAAATGGTTGCCGCGATTACAAGCGAAAAAATGGAAGCTTTGCAGGCATTTCGGCCTGATCGAAACATTAAAGGGGGAATGAACCGTGAATATCAAAGTCAATGA
- the thiS gene encoding sulfur carrier protein ThiS has protein sequence MNIKVNEETMDVPADLKTIEDFRVHFNLAEKKAMIEHNEVALKPEEYEQTALAEGDQILVMRFVGGG, from the coding sequence GTGAATATCAAAGTCAATGAAGAAACAATGGACGTTCCTGCAGACTTGAAAACGATTGAAGATTTTCGGGTACATTTTAATTTAGCGGAAAAGAAGGCCATGATTGAGCACAACGAAGTCGCGCTCAAGCCCGAGGAATATGAACAAACTGCACTCGCCGAAGGTGATCAAATTCTCGTTATGCGTTTTGTGGGAGGAGGATAA